The following is a genomic window from Streptomyces chrestomyceticus JCM 4735.
AACGCCCCCTCCCGGCCGGGCCGTCCGCGTACCGGGCCGGTCGCGAGGGTACCGACGGAGGTGCTGAAACGGTTCGCCGGGGCGGCCGACAGCGGGGGGACACCTCATCCCGCTCCCTGATCAATTAGGTTGGGAGACGGCGGGGCCGGTACGAGAAGAAGAAGGCTGATGTCCGAGATGAACGCAGAAGGCCGCACCAGGCTCGACCAGACGCCTGAGTGGACCGCGCTGAACAAGCACCGGGAGCAGCTCGGGGAGGTGCGGCTGCGCGAGCTGTTCGACCAGGACCCGGAGCGCGCCGGACGCTACACCCTCAAGGTCGGCGACCTGCACCTGGACTACTCCAAGCACCTGGTCACCGACGAGACGCTGCGCCTGCTGCGCGAGCTGGCCGAGGCCCGGGGCGTCGCGGAGCTGCGGGACGCGATGTTCCGCGGCGAGAAGATCAACGTCACCGAGAACCGGGCCGTGCTGCACACCGCGCTGCGTGCTCCCGAGTCCGCCACCATCGAGGTCGACGGCGAGAACGTCACCCCCGCCGTGCACGCGGTGCTGCGCAAGATGCAGATCTTCACCGACCGGGTGCGCTCCGGCGAGTGGAAGGGCCACACGGGCAAGCGCATCAAGACGGTCGTCAACATCGGCATCGGCGGCTCCGACCTGGGCCCGGCGATGGCGTACGAGGCGCTGCGCGCCTACACCCACCGCGACATGCAGTTCCGCTTCGTCTCCAACGTGGACGGCGCGGACCTGCACGAGGCCGTCCGCGACCTCGACCCCGCGGAAACCCTCTTCATCGTCGCCTCGAAGACCTTCACCACCATCGAGACGATCACCAACGCCACCTCCGCCCGCAACTGGCTGCTGACCGGCCTGCGGGCCGGCGAGGACGCGGTGGCCAAGCACTTCGTCGCGCTGTCGACCAACGCGGAGAAGGTCGCGGACTTCGGCATCGACACCGACAACATGTTCGAGTTCTGGGACTGGGTCGGCGGCCGCTACTCCTACGACTCCGCCATCGGCCTCTCGCTCATGATCGCGATCGGCCCGGAGCGGTTCCGCGAGATGCTGGCCGGTTTCCACCTCGTCGACGAGCACTTCCGGTGCGCCCCCGCCGAGGAGAACGTCCCGCTCCTGCTCGGCCTCCTGGGCGTCTGGTACGGCAACTTCTGGGACGCCCAGTCGCACGCGGTGCTGCCGTACAGCCACTACCTCTCCAAGTTCACCGCATACCTCCAGCAACTGGACATGGAGTCCAACGGCAAGTCCGTGGACCGCGAGGGCAACCCGGTGCACTGGCAGACCGGCCCGGTCGTCTGGGGCACCCCCGGCACCAACGGCCAGCACGCGTACTACCAGCTCCTCCACCAGGGCACGAAGCTCATCCCCGCCGACCTCATCGGCTTCGCCAAGCCCGTCGAGGACCTCCACCCCGGCCTGGTGGCCCAGCACGACCTGCTGATGGCCAACCTCTTCGCCCAGGGCCAGGCGCTGGCCTTCGGCAAGACCCCCGACGAGGTACGGGCCGAGGGCGTCCCCGAGGAACTGGTCCCGCACAAGACCTTCCAGGGCAACCGCCCCACCACCACGATCCTCGCCGAGGAGCTGTCCCCCTCCGTCCTCGGCCAGCTCATCGCCCTGTACGAGCACAAGGTCTTCGTCCAGGGCGCCATCTGGAACATCGACTCCTTCGACCAGTGGGGCGTCGAACTCGGCAAGGTCCTCGCGAAGCGGGTCGAGCCCGCGCTGACCGAGGGCGCGGAGGTCGAGGGCCTGGACGCCTCGACGAAGTCCCTGGTGGCCACGTACCGCGCGATGCGGGGCCGCTGATGGCGGCGGACGAGGACGTCCTGGCGAGCTTCCTGGACCTCCTCACCCCGGAGAACCGGGCCTGGCTCCAGAGCCTCCCGGAGTCGGAGCAGCGCGACGTGGCGGTCCGTCACCTCGAAGCCGTACAGGGCGACAAGGAACACGGACTGGGCCGGTACGACACCCACGACACACAGGTGGAGGGCGTCGCCGTCGGCGATCTCCAGGCCCCCGGGCACCTTGCGAACGCGATGGTCCGGCAGGAGCAGGAGCGGCGGTCGTGACGGGCTGACCCGTTTGCGGGTCGGCTTTCCGGTCTGGGGGCGCGGGCCCGGGCCCTCCAGACTTCGTCCTACGGTCCCGCACCCTCCTGTACGCGTTCGGCTGACACGTACGGGGTGGGGGACGCCTGCCCCCACCGGTCGATGGTCGCCGTACGGCGGGAGGGGGCGGCCCGTAGGACGGAGTCTGGAGGGCCGGTCCCGTAGACGGGTACAGCGAGCGCCGCCCGGTGCTGCCTGCCAGTCGGCCACAGTGCCCTACCCGCCGTCGGGCGGCGAAACTCCGTCGGACGGCGGGCAGGTCGGCAGTGGAGCGGGCCCGGGCCCTCCAGACTTCGTCCTACGGTCCCGCACCCTCCCGTACGTGTTCGGCTGACACGAACGGGGTGGGCGGACGCCTGCCCCTACCGGCTGTCGGTCGCCGTACGACGGGAGGGGGCGGCCCGTAGGACGAAGTCTGGAGGGCCGGTCCCGTAGACGGGTACAGCGAGCGCCGCCCGGTGCTGCCTGCCAGTCGGCCACAGTGCCCTACCCGCCGTCGGGCGGCGAAACTCCGTCGGACGGCGGGCAGGTCGGCAGTGGAGCGGGCCCGGGCCCTCCAGACTTCGTCCTACGGTCCCGCACCCTCCCGTACGTGTTCGGCTGACACGAACGGGGTGGGGCGACACCTGCCCCCACCGGCCGTCGATCGCCGTACGACGGAAGGGGGCGGGCTGGAGGACGAAGTCTGGAAGCCCGGTCCCGTAGACGGGTACGGGAGGCGCCGCCCGGTACGGGCATTCGTCGGCTACGGTGCCCGGCCCGCCACCAGGCGCCGAAACCCCTTGCTCAGTTGGACACCACGCGGAACGGCCCCGCTCCCACCCGGGAACGGGGCCGTCCGTCGTTCTTCGTACGGCGGTGTCAGGCCGATGCCGGCGGATACAGCCCGCGCGGCAACTGCGAGGCGGCCGCCTCGTCGAGGAGCCACAGGGTGCGGCTGCGGCCGTACGCGCCCGCTGCCGGGGCCTGGATCTCCCCGGCGCCGGAGAGCGCCATCGCCGCGGCCTTCGCCTTGTCCTCGCCCGCCGCGAGCAGCCAGACCTCCCGTGCCGCGCGGATCGCGGGCAGGGTGAGGGAGAGGCGGGTGGGCGGGGGCTTGGGGGCGCCGTGGACGGCGACGACCGGGCGTTCCGTCTCCCGTACGGCGGGCAGCTCGGGGAAGAGCGACGCGACGTGGGTGTCCGGACCGACGCCCAGCAGCAGGACGTCGAAGGACGGGACGGGACCGTGGTCCTCGGGGCCCGCCGCGGCGCCCAGCTCGACCGCGTACGCCTCCGCCGCGGCGTCCGCGTCGTTGCCGTACGGGCCGTTGGACGGGGCCATCACGTGCACCCGGGCCGGGTCCACCGGAACGCTGTCCAGCAGGGCCTCGCGGGCCTGCGTGTAGTTGCGCTCCGGGTCGCCGTCCGGGAGGAACCGCTCGTCGCCCCACCACAGGTCCAGCCGGCCCCAGTCCACCGCGTCCCGGGCGGGCGCCTCGGCGAGGGCCGCGAGCAGCCCGTTGCCGTTGCGGCCGCCCGTCAGGACGACGGAGGCGGAGCCGCGGGCGGCCTGGGCGTCCACGATCTTCGTGATCAGCCGGGCCGCCGCGGCCTTGGCCATCAGCTCCTTGTCGCGGTGGACGACGACCTGCGGCGCGCTCACTCGGAGGCCGCCTTCGAGGCCGCCTTCTTGGAGGCGGGCTTCTTGGCGGGGGCCTTGGCCTTGGGCGCGGAGGCTTCCGAGGACTCGGACTTGGCGTCCGCTGTCTCCGTCGCTTCCGCCGCGTCGGCCGGTTCGTCGGCGGACTCGGCCGCCTTCGCCGCCAGCGGCGTCTGGGCCCGCTGCGGCTCACCGAGCCGGTCGACGCCGTACTTCAGCGTCGAGGCGTACGTGTCGTCCGGGTCGAGCCGCCGCAGCTCCTCCGCCAGGAGTTCCGCGGTCTCGCGCCGCTTGAGCGCGACGTTGCGGTCCGGCTGGCCCTGCATGGCGAGCGTGGCCAGCGAGCCGTCCGCGCGGTCCAGCGCGACCGGGCCGCAGTCGGTCTCCATCCGGACGGCCGTCAGGCCGGGACCGGCCGAGAGCAGCCGCCGTACGGGGACGCCCAGCCGGTCGGCGAGCCACATGCCGAGGAGTTCGACGCTGGGGTTGAACTCCTCGCCCTCGACCTCGACCTCGGCCACCTTGCAGGGCAACTGGTCGAGCGCCGCGGCCAGCATCGAGCGCCAGGGCGTGATGCGGGTCCAGGACAGGTCCGTGTCGCCGGGCGAGTACGCGTCGGCGCGCTCGGCCAGTTCCCGGATCGGGTTCTCGGCGGTGTACATGTCGGTGACGCGCCGCTGGGCGAGCGCGCCGAGCGGGTCGCGTGCCGCGTCCACCGGGGCGTTGACCGGCCACCACACGACGACCGGCGCGTCCGGCAGGAGCAGCGGCAGGACCACGGACTGGGCGTGGTTGATGGCCTCGCCGTAGAGCCGCAGCACGACCGTCTCACCCGTACCGGCGTCCGCGCCGACGCGGACCTCGGCGTCCAGGCGGGCCTTGGCGCGGTCGCGGGGCGACCGGCTGACGCGCTTGATGACGACGAGGGTGCGCGAGGGGTGCTCGCGGGACGCCTCGTTGGCGGCCTTCAGGGCGTCGTAGGCGTTCTCCTCGTCGGTGACGATGACGAGGGTGAGCACCATGCCGATGGCGGGGGTGCCGATGGTACGACGGCCCTGGACCAGCGCCTTGTTGACCTTGCTGGCCGTGGTTTCCGTCAGGTCGATCTTCATGGCCGACGCCAGCTCCGTCCGTCTCGTGCGAGCATTTCGTCCGCCTCGTCCGGTCCCCAGGTCCCGGCCGGGTACTGCGCGGGCTTGCCGTGCTGGTCCCAGTACTCCTCGATCGGGTCGAGAATCCGCCAGGACTGCTCGACCTCCTCGACGCGCGGGAAGAGGTTGGCGTCACCGAGCAGGACGTCCAGGATCAGGCGCTCGTACGCCTCCGGGCTGGACTCGGTGAAGGACTCGCCGTACGCGAAGTCCATCGAGACGTCCCGTACCTCCATGGAGGTGCCGGGCACCTTCGACCCGAAGCGCATGGTCACGCCCTCGTCCGGCTGGACGCGGATGACCAGGGCGTTGGCGCCCAGTTCTTCGGTGGCGGTGTGGTCGAAGGGGGAGTGCGGCGCGCGCTGGAAGACGACCGCGATCTCCGTGACGCGGCGGCCCAGACGCTTTCCGGTGCGCAGGTAGAAGGGGACGCCCGCCCAGCGGCGGTTGTCGACCTCCAGCTTGATCGCGGCGTAGGTGTCGGTGCGGGAGTTCGGGTCGATGCCCTCTTCCTCCAGGTAGCCGACGACCTTCTCGCCGCCCTGCCAGCCGGCCGCGTACTGGGCGCGCACGGTCTCCTTGCCCAGGTCGGCGGGGAGCCGTACGGCACCGAGCACCTTGGTCTTCTCGGCGACCAGCGCGTCCGCGTCGAAGGAGGCGGGCTCCTCCATGGCGGTCAGCGCGAGCAACTGGAGGAGGTGGTTCTGGATGACGTCACGGGCGGCGCCGATGCCGTCGTAGTAGCCGGCGCGGCCGCCGATGCCGATGTCCTCGGCCATGGTGATCTGGATGTGGTCGACGTACGACCGGTTCCAGAGCGGCTCGAAGAGGGTGTTGGCGAAGCGCAGCGCCAGGATGTTCTGGACCGTCTCCTTGCCCAGGTAGTGGTCGATCCGGAAGACCGACTCGGGCGGGAAGACCTCGTGGACGATGCGGTTCAGTTCCTTGGCGCTGGCCAGGTCGTGCCCGAAGGGCTTCTCGATGACGGCGCGGCGCCAGGAGTCGCCCTGCTGGTCGGCCAGGCCGTGCTTCTTGAGCTGCTGGACGACGGTGGGGAAGAACTTCGGCGGCACGGACAGGTAGAAGGCGAAGTTGCCGCCGGTGCCCTGGGCCTTGTCGAGTTCCTCGATGGTGTCCTTGAGGGTCTCGAAGGCCTCGTCGTCGTCGAAGTTGCCCTGGACGAACCGGCAGCCCTGGACGAGCTGCTGCCAGACCTCTTCGCGGAACGGCGTACGGGAGTGCTGTTTGACGGCCTCGTACACCTCCTGCGCGAAGTCCTGGTGCTCCCACTCGCGGCGGGCGAAGCCGATGAGGGAGAAGCCCGGCGGCAGCAGCCCGCGGTTCGCCAGGTCGTAGACGGCAGGCATCAGCTTTTTACGGGACAAATCGCCCGTGACGCCGAAGATGACCAGGCCCGACGGCCCCGCGATACGCGGGAGCCGTCGGTCCGCGGCGTCACGCAGCGGATTGCTGCTGGACAAGGTGGGTCAGCCCTCCGAAGGAGCGAGGCGCTTGAGCTCCGCCTCAGTGGACTTGAGCAGGTCGTTCCAGGACGCCTCGAACTTCTCGACGCCCTCGTCCTCCAGCACCTGCACGACGTCGTCGTACGAGATGCCGATCTTCGCCAGCGCGTCGAGGTCGGCCTGCGCCTGCTCGTAGCTGCCGCGCACCTTGTCACCGGAGATCTCGCCGTGGTCGGCGGTGGCCTCCAGGGTGGCCTCGGGCATGGTGTTGACCGTGTTCGGCGCCACCAGCTCCTCGACGTACATGGTGTCCTTGAGCGACGGGTCCTTGACGCCGGTCGAGGCCCACAGCGGACGCTGCTTGTTGGCGTGCGCCTTGTCCAGCGCGTTCCAGCGGTCCGAGGAGAAGACCTCCTCGTACGCCTGGTAGGCCAGCCGGGCGTTGGCGACGGCGGCCTTGCCCTTGAGGGCCTTGGCCTCGTCGGTGCCGATCGCGTCCAGGCGCTTGTCGGTCTCGGTGTCCACGCGGGACACGAAGAAGGACGCCACCGAGTGGATCTTGGACAGGTCCAGGCCGGCGGCCTTGGCCTTCTCCAGACCCTCCAGGTACGCGTCCATCACCTCGCGGTAGCGCTCCAGCGAGAAGATCAGCGTGACGTTGACGCTGATGCCCCGGGCGATCGTCTCGGTGATCGCCGGGAGACCCGCCTTGGTGGCCGGGATCTTGATCAGCGCGTTGGGGCGGTCCACCAGCCAGGCCAGTTGCTTGGCCTCGGCGACGGTGGCGCGGGTGTTGTGCGCCAGGCGCGGGTCGACCTCGATGGAGACCCGGCCGTCCTGGCCGTCGGTGGCGTCGAAGACCGGGCGCAGGATGTCGGCCGCGTCCCGGACGTCCGCCGTGGTGATCATCCGGATGGCTTCCTCGACGGTCACCTTGCGGGCCGCGAGGTCGGTAAGCTGGGTGTCGTACCCGTCGCCCTGCGAGATGGCCTTCTGGAAGATCGACGGGTTGGTGGTGACACCGACGACATGCTGCTGGTCGATGAGCTCGGCCAGGTTGCCGGACGTGATCCGCTTGCGGGACAGGTCGTCCAGCCAGATCGCGACGCCTTCGTCGGAGAGGCGCTTGAGTGCGTCTGTCATGGGGTTTGCATCTCCTACTTGATCGTGTACGGGCGTCAGCGCTGGGCCGCTGCGAGGGATTCCCTGGCCGCCGTGGCGACCGCGTCGGCGGTGAAGCCGAACTCGTGGAACAGGACCTTGGCGTCCGCCGAGGCACCGAAGTGCTCCAGCGAGACGATGCGGCCCTGGGTGCCCACGTAGCGGTGCCAGGTCAGACCGATGCCGGCCTCGACCGCGACCCGGGCCTTGACCGTCGGCAGCAGCACGCTGTCGCGGTACCCCTGGTCCTGCTCCTCGAACCACTCGACCGACGGCATCGAGACGACACGCGTCGGAATGCCCTCGGCCTGCAGCGCCTCGCGCGCCTCGACGGCGAGCTGCACCTCGGAGCCGGTGCCGATCAGGATGACCTGCGGCTCGCCGCCCTCGGCCTCGAACAGCACGTAGCCGCCCTTGGCCGCGGCCGGGTTCGCCTCGTACGTCGGTACGCCCTGGCGGGTGAGCGCGAGGCCGTGCGGTGCCGGCTTGCTCTGGTGGCGGCGCAGGATCTCGGCCCAGGCGGTGGCGGTCTCGTTGGCGTCGGCCGGGCGGACGATGTTCAGGCCCGGGATGGCGCGCAGCGCGGACAGGTGCTCGACCGGCTGGTGGGTCGGGCCGTCCTCGCCGAGACCGATGGAGTCGTGCGTCCACACGTAGGTCACCGGAAGCTGCATGAGCGCGGCGAGCCGGACGGCGGGGCGCATGTAGTCGGAGAACACCAGGAAGGTGCCGCCGTAGATGCGGGTGTTGCCGTGCAGCGCGATGCCGTTCATGGTCGAGCCCATGGCGTGCTCGCGGATGCCGTAGTGGACCGTGCGGCCGTACGGGCTGGCCTCGGGCAGCGGGTTGCCCTCGGGCAGGAACGACGAGTTCTTGTCGATCGTGGTGTTGTTCGAGCCGGCGAGGTCGGCGGAGCCGCCCCACAGCTCGGGCACGACCGCGCCCAGCGCCTGGAGGACCTTGCCGGAGGCGGCGCGGGTGGCGACGCCCTTGCCGGTCTCGAAGGCGGGCAGCGCCTTCTCCCAGCCGTCCGGCAGCTCGCCCGCCTGGATGCGGTCGAACATGGCGGCGCGCTCCGGGTTGGCCTCGCGCCAGGCGGCGAGCTGCTTGTCCCACTCGGCGTGCGCCTCGCTGCCGCGCTTCCAGGCGGCGCGGGTGTGCTCGATGACCTCGTCGGAGACCTCGAAGGACTGCTCCGGGTCGAAGCCCAGCACCTTCTTGGTGGCCGCGACCTCTTCGGCACCCAGCGCGGAGCCGTGCGCGGCCTCGGTGTTCTGGGCGTTCGGGGCGGGCCAGGCGATGATCGAGCGGGCCGCGATGAAGGAGGGACGCTCGGTCTCCTCCTGGGCCGCCTTCAGCGCCTTGGCCAGGCCGACCGGGTCGAGGTCGCCGCTGGGGAGCTGCTCGACGCGCTGGACGTGCCAGCCGTAGGACTCGTAGCGCTTGAGGGTGTCCTCGGAGATCGCGGTCTCGGTGTCGCCCTCGATGGAGATGTGGTTGTCGTCCCACAGCAGGACGAGGTTGCCGAGCTTCTGGTGGCCCGCGAGCGAGGAGGCCTCGGCCGAGACGCCCTCCTGGAGGCAGCCGTCACCGGCGATGACCCAGACGGTGTGGTCGAACGGCGAGGTGCCGGGGGCGGCCTCGGGGTCGAACAGGCCGCGCTCGTAGCGGGCGGCCATGGCCATGCCCACGGCGTTGGCGACACCCTGGCCGAGCGGGCCGGTGGTGGTCTCCACGCCGACCGTGTGGCCGTACTCCGGGTGGCCGGGGGTCTTGGAGCCCCAGGTGCGGAAGGACTTCAGGTCGTCCAGCTCCAGGCCGTAGCCGGCCAGGTAGAGCTGGATGTAGAGGGTCAGGCTGGAGTGGCCCGCGGAGAGGACGAACCGGTCGCGGCCGGTCCACTTCGCGTCCGCCGGGTCGTGCCGCATCAGCTTCTGGAAGAGAACGTAAGCGGCCGGCGCGAGGCTCATGGCGGTACCCGGATGGCCGTTACCGACCTTCTGCACGGAATCCATGGCCAGGACGCGGACGGTATCGACGGCCCGCTGGTCCAGGTCGGTCCACTCGAAATCTGTGGTGGTCGGCTTGGTGCTCACCCTGAGTCAGGGCTCCTCTCCACATGTCGAATGCCGGGGACGGTTTGTCCGCCGGGCGTTGTCGAGCCTACCCCTGCAGCTACGGCCGTCTTTTCGACGGAGCGTCGGCAGCTCACCCCGGGAAAACTCGACGCCTTAGGCAACCAATTGAGGACTCCGGGCATTCCCGCCCCGGACGAGACGGCCACCACTCCAGACTGCCGGGCGGTGCCCGCCTTCGCCTCCTGAACGGCGTGAACGGCGGGCGGGGCATCCGCGGAGGCGCGCCCGTGCGAAGCGGCGGCGGGGCCCGGGCGGGCGCGCGGAACCGGGGCACCGCACACGCCGGAACCCGCCGGGGGCAGGGCCCCGGTGGCCCCGGTACCCCCTCAACACGACCCCACCCCCGCGAAGGCCGTCGTATGGCCAACGTCTAAAGTGGCGTGGTACGCGCAAGCTTCAACCGGGTCTTCACGGCCGGGAACGCTTGCTGGCCTTATCTTCGCGGCGCAAGCCGCTGATGTTACTTCCAGGGGTGTGCGTGACGGCCGTCGAATCCCGTCCTGCGGGGGTGCTCACTACGAGCCCGCAGGGTTCAGGTCACCGTCCGTTCGGGGCCCGCGTCAAGGCGTTCGTGGCACTGACCAAGCCGCGCGTCATCGAGCTGCTGCTCATGACGACGGTGCCGGTGATGTTCCTGGCGGCCGGCGGGGTGCCCGACCTCTGGCTGGTGCTGGCCACCTGCGTGGGCGGCTATCTCTCCGCCGGCGGCGCGGCCGCGTACAACATGTACATCGACCGCGACATCGACGCCCTGATGGACCGCACCTCGCAGCGGCCCCTGGTCACCGGAATGGTCTCCCCCCGCGAGTGCCTGGTCTTCGCGACCGCACTGGCCGTCGGCTCGACCGCCTGGTTCTGGTTCCTGGTCAACCCGCTGTCGGCGATGCTGTCGCTCGGGGCCCTGCTCTTCTACGTCGTCGTCTACACGATGATCCTCAAGCGGCGTACCGCGCAGAACATCGTCTGGGGCGGCATCGCGGGCTGCATGCCGGTCTTCATCGGCTGGTCCGCGGTGACCAACACCGTCTCCTGGGCCTCGGCCGTCCTCTTCCTCGTCATCTTCTTCTGGACGCCGCCGCACTACTGGCCGCTGTCCATGAAGGCCAAGGACGACTACGAGCGGGTCGGCGTGCCGATGCTGCCGGTCATCGCGGGCAACAAGGCCGTGGCGCGGCAGATCGTGGCATATAGCTGGGTGATGGTCCTGGTGTCGCTGCTGCTCCAGCCGCTCGGCTACACCGGCTGGTTCTACACGGTGGTGGCGGTGCTCTGCGGCGCCTTCTGGCTGAAGGAGGCGCACGCCCTCCAGGCCCGCGCCAAGGCCGGGATCACCGGGCCCAAGCTGAAGGAGATGCGGCTGTTCCACTGGTCGATCACCTATGTGTCGCTGCTGTTCGTCGCCATCGCCGTGGACCCGTTCCTGCGGTAAGGGCAGCTTCCGCCGAGAGTTCTCCGCCGGGCCCGTCACGATCCGTTCGTGGCGGGCCCGCGGCGTGTGCGCGGTGCCCCGGACGGCTCTTCCGTCGCCCCGGACGGCCCTTCCGTCGCCGATTACCGGCGGGTAGCATCCTGTCCATGGCAGACACACAGCAGGCGGACGCGGTGGACGAGCAGGCCGGCGGGCAGCCCGCGCCGGGCCGGACGGACAAGCGGGCCGAGCGGCGGACCGCCCGGCTGGCCAAGGAGATCGCGGCCTTCGCCGCCTCCCACGGCGGCAGCGCCGACGGCCAGCTCGCCCACATCGCCCGCGGCAGCGTCCGGATCGCGCTGGTCGGCGCCGACGGCCAGTGGGGCAACCTCGTCGCCGGGACACAGGACGTCGCGCGGGCCGCGGCCGAGCGGGCCGGCGTCACCCTGCACGACGATTTCGACGGCGACCTCGCGGCCAAGGTGCGCACCGGTCCGTACGAATGGTCGCGGATGGCGGGCATCCAGGTGGGTGGCCCGGCCAACCCCTGAAGCCGCGGCCGGGCCCGGCCCGCTACCTGACGACCGCGTCGTCCGTTGAGCCCACCAGGGGCGGCGTCCGTGCCGCGCCGGGTGGGCTTTCGGCGCCGCGGGCGCCTGCGGCTCCGACGGCTTCGGCGAGGAGGGGCGGATGGACCGACTGCCACCGCTCGTGGACCAGCACAGCCACGGCGCGCTCCACGGGGACCTGGGACTCGGCGCCTTCGAGGCGCATCTGGCCGCCGCCTCCGGCGGCCACGGCCCGGCACCCGCCGGCACCACCTTCTTCGACAGTTGGACCGGCCTCGGCGT
Proteins encoded in this region:
- the pgi gene encoding glucose-6-phosphate isomerase, with product MNAEGRTRLDQTPEWTALNKHREQLGEVRLRELFDQDPERAGRYTLKVGDLHLDYSKHLVTDETLRLLRELAEARGVAELRDAMFRGEKINVTENRAVLHTALRAPESATIEVDGENVTPAVHAVLRKMQIFTDRVRSGEWKGHTGKRIKTVVNIGIGGSDLGPAMAYEALRAYTHRDMQFRFVSNVDGADLHEAVRDLDPAETLFIVASKTFTTIETITNATSARNWLLTGLRAGEDAVAKHFVALSTNAEKVADFGIDTDNMFEFWDWVGGRYSYDSAIGLSLMIAIGPERFREMLAGFHLVDEHFRCAPAEENVPLLLGLLGVWYGNFWDAQSHAVLPYSHYLSKFTAYLQQLDMESNGKSVDREGNPVHWQTGPVVWGTPGTNGQHAYYQLLHQGTKLIPADLIGFAKPVEDLHPGLVAQHDLLMANLFAQGQALAFGKTPDEVRAEGVPEELVPHKTFQGNRPTTTILAEELSPSVLGQLIALYEHKVFVQGAIWNIDSFDQWGVELGKVLAKRVEPALTEGAEVEGLDASTKSLVATYRAMRGR
- the pgl gene encoding 6-phosphogluconolactonase, encoding MSAPQVVVHRDKELMAKAAAARLITKIVDAQAARGSASVVLTGGRNGNGLLAALAEAPARDAVDWGRLDLWWGDERFLPDGDPERNYTQAREALLDSVPVDPARVHVMAPSNGPYGNDADAAAEAYAVELGAAAGPEDHGPVPSFDVLLLGVGPDTHVASLFPELPAVRETERPVVAVHGAPKPPPTRLSLTLPAIRAAREVWLLAAGEDKAKAAAMALSGAGEIQAPAAGAYGRSRTLWLLDEAAASQLPRGLYPPASA
- the opcA gene encoding glucose-6-phosphate dehydrogenase assembly protein OpcA, with the protein product MKIDLTETTASKVNKALVQGRRTIGTPAIGMVLTLVIVTDEENAYDALKAANEASREHPSRTLVVIKRVSRSPRDRAKARLDAEVRVGADAGTGETVVLRLYGEAINHAQSVVLPLLLPDAPVVVWWPVNAPVDAARDPLGALAQRRVTDMYTAENPIRELAERADAYSPGDTDLSWTRITPWRSMLAAALDQLPCKVAEVEVEGEEFNPSVELLGMWLADRLGVPVRRLLSAGPGLTAVRMETDCGPVALDRADGSLATLAMQGQPDRNVALKRRETAELLAEELRRLDPDDTYASTLKYGVDRLGEPQRAQTPLAAKAAESADEPADAAEATETADAKSESSEASAPKAKAPAKKPASKKAASKAASE
- the zwf gene encoding glucose-6-phosphate dehydrogenase, with the translated sequence MSSSNPLRDAADRRLPRIAGPSGLVIFGVTGDLSRKKLMPAVYDLANRGLLPPGFSLIGFARREWEHQDFAQEVYEAVKQHSRTPFREEVWQQLVQGCRFVQGNFDDDEAFETLKDTIEELDKAQGTGGNFAFYLSVPPKFFPTVVQQLKKHGLADQQGDSWRRAVIEKPFGHDLASAKELNRIVHEVFPPESVFRIDHYLGKETVQNILALRFANTLFEPLWNRSYVDHIQITMAEDIGIGGRAGYYDGIGAARDVIQNHLLQLLALTAMEEPASFDADALVAEKTKVLGAVRLPADLGKETVRAQYAAGWQGGEKVVGYLEEEGIDPNSRTDTYAAIKLEVDNRRWAGVPFYLRTGKRLGRRVTEIAVVFQRAPHSPFDHTATEELGANALVIRVQPDEGVTMRFGSKVPGTSMEVRDVSMDFAYGESFTESSPEAYERLILDVLLGDANLFPRVEEVEQSWRILDPIEEYWDQHGKPAQYPAGTWGPDEADEMLARDGRSWRRP
- the tal gene encoding transaldolase: MTDALKRLSDEGVAIWLDDLSRKRITSGNLAELIDQQHVVGVTTNPSIFQKAISQGDGYDTQLTDLAARKVTVEEAIRMITTADVRDAADILRPVFDATDGQDGRVSIEVDPRLAHNTRATVAEAKQLAWLVDRPNALIKIPATKAGLPAITETIARGISVNVTLIFSLERYREVMDAYLEGLEKAKAAGLDLSKIHSVASFFVSRVDTETDKRLDAIGTDEAKALKGKAAVANARLAYQAYEEVFSSDRWNALDKAHANKQRPLWASTGVKDPSLKDTMYVEELVAPNTVNTMPEATLEATADHGEISGDKVRGSYEQAQADLDALAKIGISYDDVVQVLEDEGVEKFEASWNDLLKSTEAELKRLAPSEG
- the tkt gene encoding transketolase gives rise to the protein MSTKPTTTDFEWTDLDQRAVDTVRVLAMDSVQKVGNGHPGTAMSLAPAAYVLFQKLMRHDPADAKWTGRDRFVLSAGHSSLTLYIQLYLAGYGLELDDLKSFRTWGSKTPGHPEYGHTVGVETTTGPLGQGVANAVGMAMAARYERGLFDPEAAPGTSPFDHTVWVIAGDGCLQEGVSAEASSLAGHQKLGNLVLLWDDNHISIEGDTETAISEDTLKRYESYGWHVQRVEQLPSGDLDPVGLAKALKAAQEETERPSFIAARSIIAWPAPNAQNTEAAHGSALGAEEVAATKKVLGFDPEQSFEVSDEVIEHTRAAWKRGSEAHAEWDKQLAAWREANPERAAMFDRIQAGELPDGWEKALPAFETGKGVATRAASGKVLQALGAVVPELWGGSADLAGSNNTTIDKNSSFLPEGNPLPEASPYGRTVHYGIREHAMGSTMNGIALHGNTRIYGGTFLVFSDYMRPAVRLAALMQLPVTYVWTHDSIGLGEDGPTHQPVEHLSALRAIPGLNIVRPADANETATAWAEILRRHQSKPAPHGLALTRQGVPTYEANPAAAKGGYVLFEAEGGEPQVILIGTGSEVQLAVEAREALQAEGIPTRVVSMPSVEWFEEQDQGYRDSVLLPTVKARVAVEAGIGLTWHRYVGTQGRIVSLEHFGASADAKVLFHEFGFTADAVATAARESLAAAQR
- a CDS encoding heme o synthase, whose translation is MTAVESRPAGVLTTSPQGSGHRPFGARVKAFVALTKPRVIELLLMTTVPVMFLAAGGVPDLWLVLATCVGGYLSAGGAAAYNMYIDRDIDALMDRTSQRPLVTGMVSPRECLVFATALAVGSTAWFWFLVNPLSAMLSLGALLFYVVVYTMILKRRTAQNIVWGGIAGCMPVFIGWSAVTNTVSWASAVLFLVIFFWTPPHYWPLSMKAKDDYERVGVPMLPVIAGNKAVARQIVAYSWVMVLVSLLLQPLGYTGWFYTVVAVLCGAFWLKEAHALQARAKAGITGPKLKEMRLFHWSITYVSLLFVAIAVDPFLR